One stretch of Daphnia pulicaria isolate SC F1-1A chromosome 8, SC_F0-13Bv2, whole genome shotgun sequence DNA includes these proteins:
- the LOC124312100 gene encoding acidic mammalian chitinase-like isoform X1 has product MKVVGLLACCVFAVAIHFSNGAAVEPKAGGKSMVCYYGSWAVYRPGNGKFDVEQIDPFLCTHIIYGFTGLGTDNTMIPLDPWNDLYDNWGKGAFLRFTGLKQKNPNLKALIAIGGWNEGSEKYSRMVSDPAKRATFVNSVVNFIKKYNFDGLDFDWEYPANRGGVPSDKQNYISMIRELKNAFTPYGWLLTAAVSPGKSTIDSAYDIPALAGILDQVHVMNYDYHGSWETYTGLNAPLYANPNYDLTMDNQFLNANWTIYYWLSNGVPPSKIIMGMPLYGRGFQLDNSAKNGFYANAANPIPAGPYTQQAGTWGYNEICEKFKADGTWTVVRDSCYQTPYAYKNNLWIGYDDEQSLRNKGKYIAAMNLGGALTWSIETDDFRGYCHGTPFILTKSIVEAMNGPTNLMPTNPCASGYVPPPPPPDTTTKPTTIQTTTPNKVPTTTTAAPSTTTTKISTNPTPTITSTPPSTPSCTCVVPTGTPAPPVTTTQASSGGTTSEPNSVCKKEGLNADPNDCGIFYQCITQASNGWLVYTQHCAAGTVFNAKIDVCDFPQKVPGCENYYG; this is encoded by the exons ATGAAGGTAGTAGGCTTATTAGCGTGCTGCGTATTTGCAGTTGCTATTCACTTTTCGAATGGCGCTGCAGTTGAACCTAAAG CTGGAGGAAAAAGCATGGTGTGCTATTACGGAAGCTGGGCGGTCTATCGGCCGGGAAATGGCAAGTTTGACGTTGAGCAAATTGACCCGTTCCTCTGCACGCACATCATCTACGGATTCACTGGACTTGGTACCGATAACACCATGATACCTTTGGATCCTTGGAACGATCTCTACGACAACTGGGGCAAAGGAGCTTTCCTAAGATTCACCgggttgaaacaaaaaaacccgaaTTTGAAAGCCCTGATAGCCATTGG aggaTGGAACGAAGGAtcagaaaaatattcaaga ATGGTGTCTGACCCCGCAAAAAGAGCTACATTTGTTAACTCGGTGGTTAATTTCATTAAGAAATATAACTTTGATGGCTTGGATTTTGACTGGGAATATCCTGCAAATAGAGGTGGTGTTCCTTCGGACAAG caaAATTATATCAGTATGATTCGCGAATTGAAAAATGCATTTACGCCATACGGTTGGTTGCTTACAGCTGCTGTTTCTCCTGGAAAGTCGACAATTGATTCTGCGTATGATATTCCGGCCTTAGCAGG TATCCTGGATCAGGTTCATGTCATGAATTATGATTACCACGGAAGCTGGGAAACTTATACTGGACTGAATGCGCCTTTGTACGCCAACCCCAACTACGATCTTACAATGGACAACCAATTTTTGAATGCG AACTGGACAATTTATTACTGGCTTTCAAATGGAGTACCTCCCTCTAAGATTATTATGGGTATGCCACTTTACGGTCGCGGATTCCAGCTAGATAATTCAGCTAAAAATGGTTTCTATGCAAACGCTGCTAATCCTATCCCGGCTGGACC TTACACACAACAAGCCGGCACATGGGGATACAATGAA ATTTGCGAGAAATTCAAAGCCGACGGTACTTGGACTGTGGTTAGAGACTCTTGCTATCAAACACCATACGCCTACAAGAACAATTTATGGATTGGCTATGATGACGAGCAATCTTTAAGGAATAAG GGTAAGTATATCGCGGCCATGAATCTAGGAGGCGCTCTTACCTGGTCGATAGAAACTGACGACTTCAGAGGATACTGTCATGGAACACCTTTTATCTTGACAAAATCGATTGTTGAGGCCATGAACGGACCTACAAACCTCATGCCAACTAACCCTTGTGCATCAGGTTAtgtcccaccaccacctcctcctgaTACTACTACTAAGCCTACTACTATCCAAACTACTACTCCTAATAAAGTTCCTACAACTACAACAGCCGCTCCTAGTACAACTACTACTAAAATAAGTACTAACCCGACTCCCACAATTACCTCGACTCCACCCTCGACTCCTTCTTGCACTTGTGTTGTTCCTACTGGCACTCCAGCTCCCCCAGTAACCACTACG CAGGCATCATCAGGTGGAACGACTTCGGAACCTAATTCCGTTTGTAAGAAAGAAGGCCTGAACGCCGATCCAAACGACTGTGGGATATTTTACCAATGCATAACCCAAGCAAGTAACGGATGGCTTGTGTACACCCAGCACTGTGCAGCGGGAACgg TTTTCAATGCCAAGATAGACGTTTGCGACTTTCCACAAAAGGTTCCAGGATGCGAGAACTATTAcggataa
- the LOC124312100 gene encoding acidic mammalian chitinase-like isoform X2 has translation MKVVGLLACCVFAVAIHFSNGAAVEPKAGGKSMVCYYGSWAVYRPGNGKFDVEQIDPFLCTHIIYGFTGLGTDNTMIPLDPWNDLYDNWGKGAFLRFTGLKQKNPNLKALIAIGGWNEGSEKYSRMVSDPAKRATFVNSVVNFIKKYNFDGLDFDWEYPANRGGVPSDKQNYISMIRELKNAFTPYGWLLTAAVSPGKSTIDSAYDIPALAGILDQVHVMNYDYHGSWETYTGLNAPLYANPNYDLTMDNQFLNANWTIYYWLSNGVPPSKIIMGMPLYGRGFQLDNSAKNGFYANAANPIPAGPYTQQAGTWGYNEICEKFKADGTWTVVRDSCYQTPYAYKNNLWIGYDDEQSLRNKGKYIAAMNLGGALTWSIETDDFRGYCHGTPFILTKSIVEAMNGPTNLMPTNPCASGYVPPPPPPDTTTKPTTIQTTTPNKVPTTTTAAPSTTTTKISTNPTPTITSTPPSTPSCTCVVPTGTPAPPVTTTASSGGTTSEPNSVCKKEGLNADPNDCGIFYQCITQASNGWLVYTQHCAAGTVFNAKIDVCDFPQKVPGCENYYG, from the exons ATGAAGGTAGTAGGCTTATTAGCGTGCTGCGTATTTGCAGTTGCTATTCACTTTTCGAATGGCGCTGCAGTTGAACCTAAAG CTGGAGGAAAAAGCATGGTGTGCTATTACGGAAGCTGGGCGGTCTATCGGCCGGGAAATGGCAAGTTTGACGTTGAGCAAATTGACCCGTTCCTCTGCACGCACATCATCTACGGATTCACTGGACTTGGTACCGATAACACCATGATACCTTTGGATCCTTGGAACGATCTCTACGACAACTGGGGCAAAGGAGCTTTCCTAAGATTCACCgggttgaaacaaaaaaacccgaaTTTGAAAGCCCTGATAGCCATTGG aggaTGGAACGAAGGAtcagaaaaatattcaaga ATGGTGTCTGACCCCGCAAAAAGAGCTACATTTGTTAACTCGGTGGTTAATTTCATTAAGAAATATAACTTTGATGGCTTGGATTTTGACTGGGAATATCCTGCAAATAGAGGTGGTGTTCCTTCGGACAAG caaAATTATATCAGTATGATTCGCGAATTGAAAAATGCATTTACGCCATACGGTTGGTTGCTTACAGCTGCTGTTTCTCCTGGAAAGTCGACAATTGATTCTGCGTATGATATTCCGGCCTTAGCAGG TATCCTGGATCAGGTTCATGTCATGAATTATGATTACCACGGAAGCTGGGAAACTTATACTGGACTGAATGCGCCTTTGTACGCCAACCCCAACTACGATCTTACAATGGACAACCAATTTTTGAATGCG AACTGGACAATTTATTACTGGCTTTCAAATGGAGTACCTCCCTCTAAGATTATTATGGGTATGCCACTTTACGGTCGCGGATTCCAGCTAGATAATTCAGCTAAAAATGGTTTCTATGCAAACGCTGCTAATCCTATCCCGGCTGGACC TTACACACAACAAGCCGGCACATGGGGATACAATGAA ATTTGCGAGAAATTCAAAGCCGACGGTACTTGGACTGTGGTTAGAGACTCTTGCTATCAAACACCATACGCCTACAAGAACAATTTATGGATTGGCTATGATGACGAGCAATCTTTAAGGAATAAG GGTAAGTATATCGCGGCCATGAATCTAGGAGGCGCTCTTACCTGGTCGATAGAAACTGACGACTTCAGAGGATACTGTCATGGAACACCTTTTATCTTGACAAAATCGATTGTTGAGGCCATGAACGGACCTACAAACCTCATGCCAACTAACCCTTGTGCATCAGGTTAtgtcccaccaccacctcctcctgaTACTACTACTAAGCCTACTACTATCCAAACTACTACTCCTAATAAAGTTCCTACAACTACAACAGCCGCTCCTAGTACAACTACTACTAAAATAAGTACTAACCCGACTCCCACAATTACCTCGACTCCACCCTCGACTCCTTCTTGCACTTGTGTTGTTCCTACTGGCACTCCAGCTCCCCCAGTAACCACTACG GCATCATCAGGTGGAACGACTTCGGAACCTAATTCCGTTTGTAAGAAAGAAGGCCTGAACGCCGATCCAAACGACTGTGGGATATTTTACCAATGCATAACCCAAGCAAGTAACGGATGGCTTGTGTACACCCAGCACTGTGCAGCGGGAACgg TTTTCAATGCCAAGATAGACGTTTGCGACTTTCCACAAAAGGTTCCAGGATGCGAGAACTATTAcggataa
- the LOC124312128 gene encoding 26S proteasome regulatory subunit 6A-B — protein sequence MAATKTLDDKSIWEGDESLGEEVLKMSTEEVVSRTRLLDNEVKIMKSEVMRISHELQAQKEKIKENTEKIKVNKTLPYLVSNVIELLDVDPQDLGEEDGANVDLDSQRKGKCAVIKTSTRQTYFLPVIGLVDAEKLKPGDLVGVNKDSYLILETLPAEYDSRVKAMEVDERPTEQYSDVGGLDKQIQELIEAVVLPMTHKERFVNLGIQPPKGVLLYGPPGTGKTLLARACAAQTKSTFLKLAGPQLVQMFIGDGAKLVRDAFALAKEKAPAIIFIDELDAIGTKRFDSEKAGDREVQRTMLELLNQLDGFSSTTDIKVIAATNRVDILDPALLRSGRLDRKIEFPHPNEEARARIMQIHSRKMNVSPDVNFEELSRSTEDFNGAQCKAVCVEAGMIALRREATMVTHEDFMDAIVEVQAKKKANLNYYA from the exons ATGGCGGCCACAAAAACTTTGGATGACAAATCTATCTGGGAAGGAGAT GAATCCCTGGGGGAGGAAGTTCTTAAGATGTCAACTGAAGAAGTTGTCAGTCGAACCCGGTTACTCGACAATgaagttaaaattatgaaaagcgAGGTGATGAGAATCTCTCATGAATTGCaagcacaaaaagaaaaaatcaaggaGAATACTGAAAAGATCAAAGTCAACAAGACATTGCCCTATTTGGTTTCTAATGTGATTGAATTGCTTGACGTTGACCCCCAAGATCTCGGTGAAGAAGATGGAGCAAATGTGGACCTTGATTCACAACGGAAGGGAAAATGTGCTGTTATCAAAACATCAACACGACAG ACTTATTTCCTGCCCGTTATTGGTCTGGTGGATGCTGAGAAATTAAAGCCAGGAGACTTGGTTGGTGTTAATAAAGATTCATATCTTATTCTTGAAACTCTTCCAGCTGAATACGACTCCAGAGTAAAGGCTATGGAAGTGGATGAAAGACCTACAGAACAGTATTCTGATGTTGGTGGTCTTGATAAACAAATCCAAGAG TTAATTGAAGCAGTAGTCCTTCCAATGACTCACAAAGAAAGATTTGTAAATCTTGGCATCCAGCCACCCAAAGGTGTTCTCCTGTATGGTCCACCAGGAACTG GCAAAACATTGTTGGCTCGTGCCTGTGCTGCTCAGACAAAATCTACTTTCTTGAAGTTGGCTGGTCCTCAGTTAGTTCAAATGTTTATCGGTGACGGTGCCAAATTGGTACGAGATGCGTTCGCCCTGGCTAAAGAAAAAGCACCAGCTATTATCTTCATCGATGAGCTTGATGCTATTG GAACAAAGCGTTTCGATTCTGAAAAGGCAGGAGATCGTGAAGTGCAGCGCACTATGTTGGAATTACTCAATCAATTGGACGGTTTCAGCTCTACTACTGACATCAAG gTGATTGCCGCCACGAACCGAGTGGATATTTTAGATCCTGCTCTGCTCCGTTCTGGTCGTTTGGATCGTAAAATTGAATTCCCTCATCCGAACGAAGAAGCTCGTGCTCGCATCATGCAAATTCATTCCCGCAAAATGAACGTCTCTCCCGATGTTAACTTTGAGGAACTCTCTCGTTCAACTGAGGATTTCAACGGCGCCCAATGCAAAGCTGTCTGCGTTGAAGCT GGCATGATCGCCTTACGCCGCGAAGCCACTATGGTTACTCATGAAGACTTCATGGACGCGATTGTCGAAGTCCAAGCTAAGAAGAAGGCTAATTTGAATTACTATGCTTGA